One Aegilops tauschii subsp. strangulata cultivar AL8/78 chromosome 7, Aet v6.0, whole genome shotgun sequence genomic window carries:
- the LOC109773557 gene encoding uncharacterized protein encodes MSSSSSSSAAAGSALGGSHAGLALAATAMALSGTLVLFSLCRAKQTDHHLVSSDASAVTSPSPARLRPCLSSSEKRKREKARRGSMKRVRFAADVVEHGPARPAPEEEEAAAAPEPSCRGAAMPANREALYRGMLRGRSMLRTACSY; translated from the exons ATgtcgtcgtcatcgtcgtcctcggcggcggcgggctccgcGCTGGGCGGCTCCCACGCCGGCCTCGCCCTCGCCGCCACCGCCATGGCGCTCTCCGGCACCCTCGTCCTCTTCTCGCTCTGCCGCGCCAAGCAGACGGACCACCACCTCGTCTCCTCCGACGCTTCCGCCGTCACGTCGCCGTCTCCCGCCAGGCTCCGGCCCTGcctctcctcctccg AGAAGCGGAAGCGGGAGAAGGCGCGGCGCGGGAGCATGAAGCGGGTGCGCTTCGCCGCCGACGTCGTCGAACACGGCCCAGCCCgcccggcgccggaggaggaggaggcggcggcggcgcccgagCCGTCCTGCAGGGGCGCCGCGATGCCGGCGAACCGGGAGGCGCTGTACCGCGGCATGCTCCGCGGCCGCTCCATGCTAAGGACCGCCTGCTCCTACTGA